A section of the Leptospira kobayashii genome encodes:
- a CDS encoding LA_2219 family laminin/E-cadherin/plasminogen-binding protein: protein MNSRFLFCVLLLVCSFSFFLCKTTTNSENANSNPVIIPVGDILPPPGGEGEVILNERGEAVPNSTSELPFFQKKSEMPNELFRVYLASDSYQVRQIRSTDKIQRKPDPGGDELAKEELKKFDLISFVDDGYVSIGLNTNTGKLEAIAFDRRVPRINDIAKIIQNDASRWNYEHLSKDGLPTVTKFLVTYQIRLFASKSRDEIKQMLQKKK from the coding sequence ATGAATTCTCGTTTTTTGTTCTGCGTACTTCTTCTAGTTTGCTCTTTCTCATTTTTTCTTTGTAAAACTACAACTAATTCTGAAAATGCGAACTCAAATCCCGTTATCATTCCGGTGGGTGATATACTTCCTCCTCCCGGTGGAGAAGGAGAAGTGATTCTCAATGAAAGAGGGGAAGCGGTTCCCAATTCAACCTCGGAGCTTCCTTTTTTCCAAAAGAAATCGGAAATGCCGAATGAACTTTTCCGAGTGTATCTGGCGTCAGACAGTTACCAAGTCCGCCAAATCCGGTCTACGGACAAAATCCAAAGGAAACCCGATCCCGGCGGAGATGAGCTTGCAAAAGAAGAACTAAAAAAATTCGATCTGATCAGTTTTGTAGACGATGGTTATGTATCCATCGGTCTCAATACCAATACGGGAAAATTGGAAGCAATTGCATTTGATAGAAGAGTTCCTAGGATCAATGATATAGCCAAGATCATTCAAAACGATGCCTCCCGTTGGAATTACGAACATCTGTCAAAAGACGGTTTGCCTACGGTTACTAAATTTTTAGTAACCTATCAGATTCGTTTGTTTGCCAGCAAATCCAGAGACGAAATTAAACAAATGTTACAGAAAAAGAAATAG